From a region of the Bombus terrestris chromosome 8, iyBomTerr1.2, whole genome shotgun sequence genome:
- the LOC100649023 gene encoding malate dehydrogenase, cytoplasmic has protein sequence MLNEKLHLERNDHILRNYFRRKENVLKVVVTDGTTDLARAFLYRMLNDNVFGENQSVFVSLYELPNKATFLESVVIELTSFSPKVLNGISYGHDASIEFKDADVVICIGYAREYDFKDNEYLEPFFEEYVLTSKFYGEVIEKYVKRDARIIVLGTTAATIISKYVKSIPIKNITTLSLLNLNIAAGQIAARAQCLPTEVKNIIIWGSNGSYSYPDCRYMYFTRGKPLADVLKVWITDVLPQIIRNVAHRPSLINSIAYALAEHCKILWNGTSENEWTSMGVMSDYSYSIRSGIFFSYPVICKNRQYEIVQDFDMDRYVLRYIVDLSRLIFREIEIAYEICGLISIDP, from the exons ATgttgaatgaaaaattacatttagaaAGGAATGATCATATACTTAGAAATTATTTTCGACGTAAAGAGAATGTTTTAAAAGTAGTAGTTACGGATGGTACAACAGATCTTGCACGTGCATTTTTGTATAGAATGTTAAATGATAATGTTTTTGGTGAAAATCAATCTGTCTTTGTCAGCCTTTATGAGTTACCGAACAAGGCGACCTTCTTGGAAAGTGTTGTAATTGAACTCACTTCATTTAGCCCCAAAGTTTTAAATG gCATCAGTTATGGTCATGATGCTTCCATTGAATTTAAGGATGCAGATGTTGTAATTTGTATTGGTTATGCAAGAGAGTATGACTTTAAGGATAATGAATACCTTGAACCATTTTTTGAAGAATACGTTCTGACTTCCAagttttat GGTGAAGTTATAGAAAAGTATGTAAAAAGGGATGCAAGAATTATTGTACTAGGAACTACTGCTGCCACAATCATATCCAAATATGTGAAATCTATTCCTATCAAGAATATAACTACATTATCTTTGCTTAATTTAAATATTGCTGCAGGTCAG ATTGCTGCACGAGCACAGTGTCTTCCAACAGAagtaaagaatataataatctGGGGTTCGAATGGCTCGTATAGTTATCCCGATTGCAGATATATGTATTTCACCCGTGGAAAACCTTTGGCTGATGTTTTAAAAGTTTGGATTACTGATGTTCTTCCACAA ATTATTCGAAATGTTGCTCACAGACCAAGCCTCATTAATTCCATAGCTTATGCGTTGGCAGAGCACTGTAAAATCTTATGGAATGGCACTTCAGAGAATGAATGGACCTCTATGGGTGTTATGTCTGATTATTCTTATTCGATTCGATCtggaatatttttctcttatcccgtaatttgtaagaacagGCAGTATGAAATAGTACAG GATTTTGATATGGATCGGTACGTTCTGCGGTACATTGTGGATCTAAGTAGGTTGATTTTTAGGGAAATCGAGATTGCCTATGAAATTTGTGGTTTAATATCAATTGATCCTTAA
- the LOC100645200 gene encoding proton-associated sugar transporter A isoform X2 codes for MDQGIKGFLNHLRGPPKLERSLNDYAHIYRKKTRGELVRISAAVMGIEFSYAAETAFVSPTLLKIGVDHQHMTLVWALSPLIGFFVTPILGSLSDRCRLKYGRRRPFILLLALGVLIGLILVPNGEGMGYAFGDVPPTWTNYTVPLGHRTTAKHATEESVKPPSHSWGIFFTILGTVLLDFDADACQSPARAYLLDVTVPDDHAKGLSTFTIMAGLGGFMGYGLGGINWDATTIGIMLGGHLHATFTLITIIFVICVSCTITSFKEIPLELLESDEYRQLQEQKASAEESEDQPKEHEKIITDDCASYGTLGNDQEIATKKDEFALKPLPVQEPEKRVGQVPMIPDIPIQDTNYVEHGFDESIEGNPKATLREYLLSIVYMPHSLRMVCLTNLFCWMAHVCYSLYFTDFVGEAVYGGNPQAPEGSKERELYESGVRFGCWGMSMYSLSCSCYSMIIEKLIERYKARRVYICGLLFYSTGMMMMALTKHPAGVIIFSWTAGVMYSTLFTMPYLLVAHYHASSTFEVTAEGEAVQSGGVRGLGTDVAIVSSMVFLAQFLLSCCLGTIVSKSGTTTAVVCVASTLAACGAISATQIMYLDL; via the exons ATGGACCAGGGGATTAAAGGGTTCTTGAATCATCTACGAGGACCACCCAAATTGGAGAGGAGTTTGAATGATTACGCGCATATTTACAG AAAAAAGACACGAGGAGAATTGGTACGAATATCCGCAGCTGTGATGGGAATCGAATTTTCTTACGCCGCAGAAACAGCGTTTGTTTCACCGACTTTATTAAAAATCGGCGTAGATCATCAGCATATGACCCTCGTCTGGGCACTCAGCCCTCTCATTGGTTTCTTCGTCACACCGATTTTAGGAAGTTTAAGCGATAGATGCAGACTAAAATATGGAAGAAGAAGACCGTTCATTCTATTACTGGCTCTTGGAGTTTTGATAG GATTAATACTAGTTCCAAATGGGGAAGGCATGGGATATGCCTTTGGGGATGTTCCACCTACGTGGACCAACTATACAGTTCCCTTAGGACATCGAACTACGGCGAAACATGCGACAGAAGAGTCAGTGAAACCTCCGTCTCACTCTTGGGGAATTTTCTTCACAATCCTAGGCACAGTTCTGCTCGATTTCGATGCTGATGCCTGTCAAAGTCCAGCCAGAGCTTATTTACTCGACGTCACTGTACCTG atGACCATGCTAAAGGTTTAAGTACGTTCACCATAATGGCAGGCTTAGGAGGATTTATGGGGTACGGACTAGGTGGAATTAATTGGGATGCTACTACGATAGGAATTATGTTAGGTGGACATCTTCATGCTACTTTCACTttaattacgattatttttgttatctgTGTATCCTGTACCATTACCAGCTTCAAAGAAATCCCATTGGAATTGTTGGAAAGTGACGAATATCGTCAGTTACAGGAACAAAAG GCATCTGCTGAAGAATCGGAGGATCAGCCAAAGGAACATGAAAAAATCATCACAGATGATTGTGCTTCTTATGGCACCTTGGGAAATGATCAAGAGATTGCTACGAAAAAGGAT GAGTTTGCTCTGAAACCTCTTCCAGTTCAAGAACCAGAGAAAAGAGTTGGCCAAGTTCCTATGATACCAGATATACCCATCCAAGACACAAATTACGTTGAACATGGTTTCGATGAAAGTATCGAAGGAAATCCAAAAGCCACATTAAGAGAATATCTTCTTTCTATCGTATATATGCCACACAGTCTTCGTATGGTGTGTCTAACTAATTTATTTTGTTGGATGGCACATGTATGTTATTCCCTGTACTTCACTGATTTTGTTGGGGAAGCTGTTTATGGGGGAAACCCGCAG GCTCCAGAAGGTAGCAAAGAAAGAGAATTATACGAAAGTGGAGTTCGCTTTGGATGTTGGGGAATGTCTATGTATTCATTATCCTGTTCCTGTTATTCAATGATCATCGAGAAGCTCATAGAACGCTACAA AGCCCGGAGGGTATACATTTGCGGCCTGCTGTTCTATAGCACTGGTATGATGATGATGGCGTTGACGAAACATCCCGCGGGAGTGATCATATTCTCTTGGACCGCAGGTGTTATGTACTCCACATTATTCACTATGCCGTATCTTCTAGTTGCACATTATCATGCTTCATCAACA TTCGAGGTGACAGCCGAGGGTGAAGCCGTTCAAAGCGGGGGAGTGCGTGGTCTTGGCACGGACGTTGCAATCGTCTCCTCTATGGTGTTTCTGGCGCAGTTTCTTCTGTCCTGCTGCCTAGGAACGATCGTCAGTAAATCTGGGACCACTACAGCCGTCGTATGCGTGGCTAGTACCCTCGCCGCCTGCGGAGCCATTTCTGCAACGCAGATTATGTATCTGGATCTTTGA
- the LOC100645200 gene encoding proton-associated sugar transporter A isoform X3: protein MQFRVHDVRDKFKEKWETWKEWKNGIPMDQGIKGFLNHLRGPPKLERSLNDYAHIYRKKTRGELVRISAAVMGIEFSYAAETAFVSPTLLKIGVDHQHMTLVWALSPLIGFFVTPILGSLSDRCRLKYGRRRPFILLLALGVLIGLILVPNGEGMGYAFGDVPPTWTNYTVPLGHRTTAKHATEESVKPPSHSWGIFFTILGTVLLDFDADACQSPARAYLLDVTVPDDHAKGLSTFTIMAGLGGFMGYGLGGINWDATTIGIMLGGHLHATFTLITIIFVICVSCTITSFKEIPLELLESDEYRQLQEQKASAEESEDQPKEHEKIITDDCASYGTLGNDQEIATKKDEFALKPLPVQEPEKRVGQVPMIPDIPIQDTNYVEHGFDESIEGNPKATLREYLLSIVYMPHSLRMVCLTNLFCWMAHVCYSLYFTDFVGEAVYGGNPQAPEGSKERELYESGVRFGCWGMSMYSLSCSCYSMIIEKLIERYKARRVYICGLLFYSTGMMMMALTKHPAGVIIFSWTAGVMYSTLFTMPYLLVAHYHASSTFEVTAEGEAVQSGGVRGLGTDVAIVSSMVFLAQFLLSCCLGTIVSKSGTTTAVVCVASTLAACGAISATQIMYLDL from the exons GGTGCACGATGTTAGAGACAAGTTTAAAGAAAAATGGGAGACGTGGAAAGAGTGGAAGAATGGGATACCGATGGACCAGGGGATTAAAGGGTTCTTGAATCATCTACGAGGACCACCCAAATTGGAGAGGAGTTTGAATGATTACGCGCATATTTACAG AAAAAAGACACGAGGAGAATTGGTACGAATATCCGCAGCTGTGATGGGAATCGAATTTTCTTACGCCGCAGAAACAGCGTTTGTTTCACCGACTTTATTAAAAATCGGCGTAGATCATCAGCATATGACCCTCGTCTGGGCACTCAGCCCTCTCATTGGTTTCTTCGTCACACCGATTTTAGGAAGTTTAAGCGATAGATGCAGACTAAAATATGGAAGAAGAAGACCGTTCATTCTATTACTGGCTCTTGGAGTTTTGATAG GATTAATACTAGTTCCAAATGGGGAAGGCATGGGATATGCCTTTGGGGATGTTCCACCTACGTGGACCAACTATACAGTTCCCTTAGGACATCGAACTACGGCGAAACATGCGACAGAAGAGTCAGTGAAACCTCCGTCTCACTCTTGGGGAATTTTCTTCACAATCCTAGGCACAGTTCTGCTCGATTTCGATGCTGATGCCTGTCAAAGTCCAGCCAGAGCTTATTTACTCGACGTCACTGTACCTG atGACCATGCTAAAGGTTTAAGTACGTTCACCATAATGGCAGGCTTAGGAGGATTTATGGGGTACGGACTAGGTGGAATTAATTGGGATGCTACTACGATAGGAATTATGTTAGGTGGACATCTTCATGCTACTTTCACTttaattacgattatttttgttatctgTGTATCCTGTACCATTACCAGCTTCAAAGAAATCCCATTGGAATTGTTGGAAAGTGACGAATATCGTCAGTTACAGGAACAAAAG GCATCTGCTGAAGAATCGGAGGATCAGCCAAAGGAACATGAAAAAATCATCACAGATGATTGTGCTTCTTATGGCACCTTGGGAAATGATCAAGAGATTGCTACGAAAAAGGAT GAGTTTGCTCTGAAACCTCTTCCAGTTCAAGAACCAGAGAAAAGAGTTGGCCAAGTTCCTATGATACCAGATATACCCATCCAAGACACAAATTACGTTGAACATGGTTTCGATGAAAGTATCGAAGGAAATCCAAAAGCCACATTAAGAGAATATCTTCTTTCTATCGTATATATGCCACACAGTCTTCGTATGGTGTGTCTAACTAATTTATTTTGTTGGATGGCACATGTATGTTATTCCCTGTACTTCACTGATTTTGTTGGGGAAGCTGTTTATGGGGGAAACCCGCAG GCTCCAGAAGGTAGCAAAGAAAGAGAATTATACGAAAGTGGAGTTCGCTTTGGATGTTGGGGAATGTCTATGTATTCATTATCCTGTTCCTGTTATTCAATGATCATCGAGAAGCTCATAGAACGCTACAA AGCCCGGAGGGTATACATTTGCGGCCTGCTGTTCTATAGCACTGGTATGATGATGATGGCGTTGACGAAACATCCCGCGGGAGTGATCATATTCTCTTGGACCGCAGGTGTTATGTACTCCACATTATTCACTATGCCGTATCTTCTAGTTGCACATTATCATGCTTCATCAACA TTCGAGGTGACAGCCGAGGGTGAAGCCGTTCAAAGCGGGGGAGTGCGTGGTCTTGGCACGGACGTTGCAATCGTCTCCTCTATGGTGTTTCTGGCGCAGTTTCTTCTGTCCTGCTGCCTAGGAACGATCGTCAGTAAATCTGGGACCACTACAGCCGTCGTATGCGTGGCTAGTACCCTCGCCGCCTGCGGAGCCATTTCTGCAACGCAGATTATGTATCTGGATCTTTGA
- the LOC100645200 gene encoding proton-associated sugar transporter A isoform X1, whose translation MVDKLHEYEGFAGRVHDVRDKFKEKWETWKEWKNGIPMDQGIKGFLNHLRGPPKLERSLNDYAHIYRKKTRGELVRISAAVMGIEFSYAAETAFVSPTLLKIGVDHQHMTLVWALSPLIGFFVTPILGSLSDRCRLKYGRRRPFILLLALGVLIGLILVPNGEGMGYAFGDVPPTWTNYTVPLGHRTTAKHATEESVKPPSHSWGIFFTILGTVLLDFDADACQSPARAYLLDVTVPDDHAKGLSTFTIMAGLGGFMGYGLGGINWDATTIGIMLGGHLHATFTLITIIFVICVSCTITSFKEIPLELLESDEYRQLQEQKASAEESEDQPKEHEKIITDDCASYGTLGNDQEIATKKDEFALKPLPVQEPEKRVGQVPMIPDIPIQDTNYVEHGFDESIEGNPKATLREYLLSIVYMPHSLRMVCLTNLFCWMAHVCYSLYFTDFVGEAVYGGNPQAPEGSKERELYESGVRFGCWGMSMYSLSCSCYSMIIEKLIERYKARRVYICGLLFYSTGMMMMALTKHPAGVIIFSWTAGVMYSTLFTMPYLLVAHYHASSTFEVTAEGEAVQSGGVRGLGTDVAIVSSMVFLAQFLLSCCLGTIVSKSGTTTAVVCVASTLAACGAISATQIMYLDL comes from the exons ATGGTGGATAAATTGCACGAATATGAGGGTTTCGCTGGCAGGGTGCACGATGTTAGAGACAAGTTTAAAGAAAAATGGGAGACGTGGAAAGAGTGGAAGAATGGGATACCGATGGACCAGGGGATTAAAGGGTTCTTGAATCATCTACGAGGACCACCCAAATTGGAGAGGAGTTTGAATGATTACGCGCATATTTACAG AAAAAAGACACGAGGAGAATTGGTACGAATATCCGCAGCTGTGATGGGAATCGAATTTTCTTACGCCGCAGAAACAGCGTTTGTTTCACCGACTTTATTAAAAATCGGCGTAGATCATCAGCATATGACCCTCGTCTGGGCACTCAGCCCTCTCATTGGTTTCTTCGTCACACCGATTTTAGGAAGTTTAAGCGATAGATGCAGACTAAAATATGGAAGAAGAAGACCGTTCATTCTATTACTGGCTCTTGGAGTTTTGATAG GATTAATACTAGTTCCAAATGGGGAAGGCATGGGATATGCCTTTGGGGATGTTCCACCTACGTGGACCAACTATACAGTTCCCTTAGGACATCGAACTACGGCGAAACATGCGACAGAAGAGTCAGTGAAACCTCCGTCTCACTCTTGGGGAATTTTCTTCACAATCCTAGGCACAGTTCTGCTCGATTTCGATGCTGATGCCTGTCAAAGTCCAGCCAGAGCTTATTTACTCGACGTCACTGTACCTG atGACCATGCTAAAGGTTTAAGTACGTTCACCATAATGGCAGGCTTAGGAGGATTTATGGGGTACGGACTAGGTGGAATTAATTGGGATGCTACTACGATAGGAATTATGTTAGGTGGACATCTTCATGCTACTTTCACTttaattacgattatttttgttatctgTGTATCCTGTACCATTACCAGCTTCAAAGAAATCCCATTGGAATTGTTGGAAAGTGACGAATATCGTCAGTTACAGGAACAAAAG GCATCTGCTGAAGAATCGGAGGATCAGCCAAAGGAACATGAAAAAATCATCACAGATGATTGTGCTTCTTATGGCACCTTGGGAAATGATCAAGAGATTGCTACGAAAAAGGAT GAGTTTGCTCTGAAACCTCTTCCAGTTCAAGAACCAGAGAAAAGAGTTGGCCAAGTTCCTATGATACCAGATATACCCATCCAAGACACAAATTACGTTGAACATGGTTTCGATGAAAGTATCGAAGGAAATCCAAAAGCCACATTAAGAGAATATCTTCTTTCTATCGTATATATGCCACACAGTCTTCGTATGGTGTGTCTAACTAATTTATTTTGTTGGATGGCACATGTATGTTATTCCCTGTACTTCACTGATTTTGTTGGGGAAGCTGTTTATGGGGGAAACCCGCAG GCTCCAGAAGGTAGCAAAGAAAGAGAATTATACGAAAGTGGAGTTCGCTTTGGATGTTGGGGAATGTCTATGTATTCATTATCCTGTTCCTGTTATTCAATGATCATCGAGAAGCTCATAGAACGCTACAA AGCCCGGAGGGTATACATTTGCGGCCTGCTGTTCTATAGCACTGGTATGATGATGATGGCGTTGACGAAACATCCCGCGGGAGTGATCATATTCTCTTGGACCGCAGGTGTTATGTACTCCACATTATTCACTATGCCGTATCTTCTAGTTGCACATTATCATGCTTCATCAACA TTCGAGGTGACAGCCGAGGGTGAAGCCGTTCAAAGCGGGGGAGTGCGTGGTCTTGGCACGGACGTTGCAATCGTCTCCTCTATGGTGTTTCTGGCGCAGTTTCTTCTGTCCTGCTGCCTAGGAACGATCGTCAGTAAATCTGGGACCACTACAGCCGTCGTATGCGTGGCTAGTACCCTCGCCGCCTGCGGAGCCATTTCTGCAACGCAGATTATGTATCTGGATCTTTGA